From one Paenibacillus terrae HPL-003 genomic stretch:
- a CDS encoding phage tail sheath family protein, which yields MAGGTWENTNKPVLPGLYMNFQAAAASAIQGGSRGTVVVPVKANWGPVREFVEIGSETAISQIFSNDSLDGATAYSTLYLALLGGPKKLLAYRLADDTAAQATVTLKSGGEAPTDVLRLQALYTGSRGNGFAVTVQPTLGDEQAREVRLYEGTKLLGTYKGSDGTAASIAEAMNKNSENVWVKAEVVGNGGIPADVSGVHLTGGNSGNSKLVNADYIAMQEALEGQEFNVLALDYAADLALLQSFAAWIKRVRGEGKGVIAVFGGSAADDVSKTAVSLASARSLALNHEGIVNVGTGVRLAGADYSSAQTAAYVAGLIAGQRLNQSATYAVTPFEDVTRRWTRSEQEQAVRNGVFLLFFDGRQVKALRGINSLVNPAAGQNNAWKKIRSIRVMDAINADLQRAAEETYIGKINNTVEGRLALIGAIKEYLAQLSLSNVIEADGYDVILDPAYYGDAPVIKPEPDQVFLQWNVKLTDVMEQLFGTFYVQ from the coding sequence ATGGCAGGCGGAACATGGGAAAACACGAATAAACCGGTATTACCGGGTTTGTATATGAATTTTCAGGCAGCAGCAGCTTCAGCTATTCAAGGCGGCTCGCGCGGTACGGTCGTTGTACCAGTTAAAGCCAACTGGGGTCCTGTACGTGAGTTTGTAGAGATTGGTAGCGAAACGGCGATCAGCCAAATCTTTTCGAATGACAGTCTGGATGGTGCGACAGCGTATTCTACACTGTATCTGGCTCTGCTGGGTGGACCGAAAAAGCTGTTGGCCTACCGTTTGGCAGATGACACGGCTGCTCAAGCAACTGTGACGCTGAAAAGCGGCGGTGAGGCACCAACCGATGTGCTGCGCTTGCAAGCTCTGTACACAGGTAGCCGCGGTAATGGCTTTGCCGTAACTGTACAGCCAACCTTGGGTGACGAGCAAGCCCGTGAGGTGCGTCTCTATGAGGGGACTAAACTGCTGGGCACGTACAAAGGCAGTGACGGTACGGCTGCTTCGATTGCGGAAGCGATGAACAAAAACAGCGAAAACGTATGGGTAAAGGCCGAGGTTGTTGGTAATGGTGGCATTCCGGCGGATGTCAGCGGCGTACACCTCACTGGCGGTAACAGCGGTAATAGTAAGCTGGTTAATGCCGATTACATCGCCATGCAGGAAGCGCTGGAAGGACAGGAATTTAACGTCCTCGCTCTGGATTATGCAGCCGATCTGGCCCTGCTGCAAAGCTTTGCAGCCTGGATCAAGCGTGTCCGGGGCGAAGGCAAAGGCGTAATCGCTGTATTCGGCGGTTCTGCGGCAGATGATGTATCCAAAACCGCTGTCAGCTTGGCTTCTGCCCGTTCTCTGGCGCTCAACCATGAAGGTATTGTGAACGTGGGTACTGGCGTGCGTCTGGCAGGTGCGGATTACAGCTCCGCTCAAACGGCTGCTTATGTAGCCGGACTGATTGCAGGCCAACGTCTGAACCAATCCGCAACCTATGCGGTGACGCCTTTTGAGGATGTAACCCGCCGCTGGACACGCTCCGAACAGGAGCAGGCTGTCCGCAATGGTGTCTTCCTGCTGTTCTTCGACGGCCGTCAGGTCAAAGCGTTGCGCGGTATCAACAGCTTGGTGAACCCGGCTGCTGGGCAAAACAACGCATGGAAGAAAATCCGTTCCATCCGCGTCATGGATGCTATTAACGCTGACTTGCAGCGTGCAGCCGAAGAGACTTACATTGGCAAAATCAACAACACCGTGGAAGGCCGTCTGGCACTCATCGGTGCGATCAAGGAATACCTGGCACAGCTTTCGCTGAGCAATGTTATTGAGGCGGATGGCTACGATGTCATTCTCGATCCGGCTTACTATGGCGATGCTCCAGTCATCAAACCGGAGCCAGACCAAGTGTTCCTGCAATGGAATGTGAAGCTGACCGACGTGATGGAGCAGTTGTTCGGTACATTTTACGTGCAATAA
- a CDS encoding phage tail tube protein → MLDASRVILGTYGQAHVDGVWQTNINKLEASVEMEKRELNLVGNDWKVHKRGIKKGTGTMSGYKVTSDMIRRGFSRFEIITKLDDPEAFGHESIRLIRCTPDKIQLANWTAGEEVQEETTFTFEGYELLDPIVAN, encoded by the coding sequence ATGTTGGATGCTTCAAGAGTCATTTTAGGTACGTATGGTCAGGCGCATGTGGACGGGGTATGGCAGACGAATATCAATAAGCTGGAAGCCAGTGTGGAAATGGAAAAACGAGAGCTGAATCTCGTCGGCAACGACTGGAAGGTACACAAACGCGGTATTAAAAAAGGAACGGGCACGATGAGTGGCTACAAGGTGACGTCCGATATGATTCGTCGTGGTTTCAGTCGTTTTGAAATTATCACTAAATTGGATGACCCTGAAGCCTTTGGACATGAGAGCATTCGTCTTATTCGTTGCACTCCTGACAAAATTCAGCTTGCCAACTGGACAGCTGGCGAGGAAGTACAGGAAGAAACGACCTTTACCTTTGAAGGTTATGAGCTGCTTGATCCGATTGTAGCGAACTAA
- a CDS encoding phage tail assembly chaperone, producing MSLNENMTEEQILDSLFEAAEKLPEETVRIKRLDMKIVLHGLTSSKVDSIRERCTVRRTVKGAVDEKVDTETFNALLISEATGKLEVKGLSLSGWGDPRITSRLKLSGGEQSVRRMLLAGELDAVGDKVLELSGFGVEIADLKN from the coding sequence ATGAGCTTGAATGAAAATATGACAGAAGAACAAATTTTGGACAGTCTGTTTGAAGCCGCTGAAAAATTGCCGGAGGAAACGGTGCGTATCAAGCGCCTCGATATGAAAATTGTGCTGCATGGCCTGACCTCCAGCAAAGTGGACAGCATCCGTGAGCGTTGTACGGTTCGTCGAACCGTGAAGGGCGCAGTGGATGAAAAGGTAGATACCGAGACGTTCAACGCTCTGTTGATTTCGGAGGCTACTGGAAAATTGGAAGTGAAGGGCTTGTCCCTTAGCGGCTGGGGCGATCCCCGGATTACGAGCCGTTTGAAGCTGTCCGGTGGCGAACAGTCTGTCCGCCGTATGCTGTTGGCAGGTGAGCTGGATGCCGTAGGTGACAAAGTGCTGGAACTGTCCGGTTTTGGCGTGGAAATTGCTGATCTAAAAAACTAA
- a CDS encoding LysM peptidoglycan-binding domain-containing protein, whose amino-acid sequence MEFSLTDGKGFKFIFPVNPEEVTISRQKGFDTTTILSYGEFDFPQGEKVKEISFSSFFPKEYDESYCKYKDLPDPQEAMNTLNGFLLSQKPLRFIISETAVNVPVIVASHNSTFRGGEYGDVNFDLSLRTWSEMKVSRKAGSGKKSATVNKKPRTDMKEKKKTYTVKSGDSLSKIAKLELGDSSQWSRIYQLNKKVIGQNPNAIKPGQKLVLS is encoded by the coding sequence ATGGAATTTAGTTTAACGGATGGCAAGGGATTTAAGTTTATTTTTCCGGTGAATCCCGAGGAAGTGACAATCTCACGGCAAAAGGGTTTTGATACGACGACGATTTTATCCTATGGGGAGTTTGATTTTCCACAGGGGGAGAAGGTGAAGGAAATCTCCTTCTCCTCTTTTTTTCCCAAGGAGTACGATGAATCGTATTGCAAATATAAAGATTTACCTGATCCGCAAGAGGCCATGAACACGTTGAATGGTTTTTTGCTGTCCCAAAAGCCTTTACGCTTCATTATTTCAGAGACGGCTGTAAATGTACCCGTAATTGTAGCTTCTCATAATTCAACCTTTCGGGGCGGGGAATATGGGGACGTGAATTTTGATCTTTCGCTGCGGACCTGGAGTGAAATGAAGGTATCCAGAAAAGCAGGCAGTGGGAAGAAGTCTGCTACGGTCAACAAAAAGCCCCGCACGGATATGAAAGAAAAGAAGAAAACCTACACGGTTAAATCGGGGGATTCCTTGTCCAAAATTGCCAAGCTGGAGCTGGGGGACAGTTCACAATGGAGTCGTATTTATCAGCTTAACAAAAAGGTCATTGGTCAAAATCCGAATGCGATTAAACCGGGGCAAAAGCTGGTGCTGTCATGA
- a CDS encoding XkdQ/YqbQ family protein: MSYKVILQDKYDLSPLVESINLRDSLEQIAYQGTVNLVVTPDLPPISPGMSIRVSGIPYGKKDYVPLLSPAVIWEVETSNNGLKRMTLTLYDRTVYLDKSEDEYLLPAKQTATQRFQKYARDWKLKIASLPDTKKTLGRAVYRTQSIYSMMLGDLRETAKAGGKLYHPRMITSGLELYELGTNKDVYVLERVTDTTQSRTLEGAATRVKVLATAASETGNEVPSKVMALEEKDIAKYGTLQVIVQDDEVKSGAAARELAKSKLRGIQQTISVNAPDMNTIRAGDAVMLGAMKLLVISVSRELGNPGSMSLELGTYDDVKRRFYLE; encoded by the coding sequence ATGAGCTATAAAGTTATTTTACAGGATAAATATGATTTGTCGCCACTCGTGGAGAGCATTAATTTGAGAGATTCGCTGGAGCAAATCGCCTATCAGGGCACAGTAAATCTGGTCGTTACGCCGGATTTGCCGCCCATTTCTCCAGGGATGTCGATTCGGGTTAGTGGCATTCCGTATGGCAAAAAAGATTATGTCCCCTTGCTGTCTCCAGCGGTTATTTGGGAAGTGGAAACCTCCAACAATGGACTCAAGCGTATGACGCTGACGTTATATGATCGCACGGTGTATTTGGACAAGTCGGAGGATGAATATTTGCTCCCTGCCAAACAGACGGCTACTCAGCGTTTTCAGAAATATGCTAGGGACTGGAAGTTGAAAATCGCTTCATTGCCAGATACGAAAAAGACGCTGGGACGCGCCGTATACCGGACACAGTCCATCTATTCCATGATGCTGGGAGATCTGCGTGAAACGGCAAAAGCGGGTGGCAAGCTGTATCATCCACGGATGATTACCTCTGGTTTGGAGCTATACGAGTTGGGGACAAACAAAGATGTGTATGTTTTGGAGAGAGTGACCGATACGACACAATCCCGTACGCTGGAAGGCGCGGCCACGAGGGTGAAGGTACTGGCTACGGCTGCCAGTGAAACGGGCAATGAAGTTCCCTCCAAGGTAATGGCACTTGAGGAAAAGGATATTGCCAAGTACGGCACACTTCAGGTGATCGTGCAGGATGATGAGGTGAAATCGGGTGCGGCGGCACGTGAGTTGGCCAAAAGTAAGCTGAGAGGCATACAACAAACGATATCGGTAAATGCGCCAGATATGAACACGATTCGTGCAGGAGACGCGGTGATGCTAGGTGCCATGAAGCTGCTGGTGATTTCAGTGAGCAGGGAATTGGGCAACCCTGGCAGCATGTCGCTGGAGCTGGGCACGTATGACGATGTAAAAAGGAGGTTTTACCTTGAATAA
- a CDS encoding DUF2634 domain-containing protein encodes MANLFPETDDMIWTDITDPDVLEDNRAVFGRSWRFDFETGEFVMSPSRKIVTTGEKEAWVQWCEKAIRTPRYRHVIYSPDYGSELEELIGSSYGHGVQESEIKRMVTEALLADARTASVDQFTFSWEGEACHFSCQIMNVRDETEIVESVVI; translated from the coding sequence GTGGCTAATTTATTTCCCGAAACGGATGATATGATCTGGACGGATATTACCGATCCGGATGTGCTGGAGGATAACCGGGCGGTATTTGGGCGAAGCTGGCGGTTTGATTTTGAAACCGGGGAGTTTGTCATGAGCCCTAGCCGTAAAATAGTGACTACAGGTGAAAAAGAAGCCTGGGTACAGTGGTGTGAGAAAGCAATTCGTACCCCCCGCTACCGTCACGTCATCTATTCTCCCGACTATGGTAGCGAGCTGGAGGAACTCATCGGCAGCAGCTATGGGCATGGTGTGCAGGAAAGTGAAATCAAGCGCATGGTCACCGAAGCATTGCTTGCAGATGCTCGCACGGCTAGTGTGGATCAGTTCACGTTTAGCTGGGAAGGTGAGGCATGCCATTTTAGCTGCCAAATTATGAATGTGCGGGATGAAACGGAAATTGTAGAAAGTGTGGTGATCTAA
- a CDS encoding baseplate J/gp47 family protein, with product MADLPEYLVDQTEEEILSRMLEKVPSDIDKSEGSFIWDAQAPVAFMLSEAAIWAQELLRRGFASTAASDNPDFRSPELDLRTAEHGVTRREAVAASGMVTFTGTAGTTVPAGTLVATPADDVSGEASIEYATTAAVTLDEQGKGEAAIRAVNPGRSGNVPAGVIQVMASPVNGVSSVINTEETKSGTDIESDQLLLERFYAKVRNQGTSGNKAQYTQWANEIAGVGGVEVVPLWKGPGTVALYVLDTDKRAASPDIVAAVQKYIDPTQDGQGEGLAPAGPVVTIMPAKEVEINISVKVQRTKEKPSTLDEIKKLIESGVRNYLKQLAFYKEDPLVRYTRIAAVLLDIPIIIDFSELKINGQSNQNIEIGSGQVAVLGTVSVSE from the coding sequence ATGGCAGACTTGCCGGAGTATTTGGTAGACCAGACGGAAGAGGAAATTTTGAGTCGTATGCTGGAAAAAGTGCCTTCGGACATTGATAAGTCCGAGGGTTCTTTTATTTGGGATGCGCAGGCACCGGTAGCGTTTATGCTCTCCGAAGCGGCGATCTGGGCGCAGGAGCTGCTAAGACGTGGCTTTGCCAGCACAGCAGCTAGCGATAACCCGGATTTTCGCTCGCCGGAGCTGGATCTGCGAACAGCAGAGCATGGAGTGACACGGCGGGAAGCGGTTGCTGCCTCAGGTATGGTCACATTCACAGGCACAGCGGGAACAACCGTCCCGGCGGGAACGTTGGTGGCGACCCCGGCAGATGATGTATCGGGGGAAGCCTCCATTGAGTATGCGACCACGGCAGCGGTCACGCTGGATGAGCAGGGTAAAGGAGAAGCGGCAATTCGGGCAGTCAATCCCGGTCGCAGCGGTAACGTACCTGCGGGCGTCATTCAGGTGATGGCGAGCCCGGTGAATGGTGTTTCCTCCGTTATCAATACTGAGGAGACTAAAAGTGGCACGGACATTGAGAGCGACCAGCTGTTGCTGGAGCGTTTTTATGCCAAGGTGCGGAACCAGGGCACGAGCGGCAACAAGGCGCAGTATACGCAGTGGGCGAATGAAATTGCTGGAGTAGGCGGTGTGGAGGTTGTTCCGCTGTGGAAAGGGCCGGGTACGGTGGCTTTATATGTGCTGGACACGGATAAACGTGCTGCCAGTCCGGATATCGTCGCTGCTGTGCAGAAGTATATCGATCCGACTCAGGATGGGCAAGGTGAAGGATTGGCACCAGCGGGTCCTGTAGTGACAATCATGCCTGCAAAAGAGGTGGAAATTAACATCTCGGTCAAGGTACAGCGTACCAAGGAGAAGCCGTCCACCCTGGATGAAATCAAGAAGCTGATCGAAAGCGGTGTGCGGAATTATTTGAAGCAGCTTGCTTTTTACAAGGAAGACCCGTTGGTACGGTATACCCGGATTGCTGCTGTTTTGCTGGATATTCCGATTATTATTGATTTCTCTGAGCTCAAAATCAACGGACAGAGCAATCAGAATATTGAGATTGGATCAGGTCAGGTGGCGGTGCTGGGGACGGTGAGCGTCAGTGAGTAA
- a CDS encoding YmfQ family protein: MGEDIQMSSLRGRELFSYLPAYYEISRVMRSDMDAKGSELDSLYLAMDATVAQFFVRTATWGLERWETELGIETDLAKPLDQRRAVVESKLRGAGTFSGRLVKNVAEAYDGGTVDVTFHPAEWGFTVKFIDTIGIPPNVDDLKAAIEEIKPAHMAVEYKLRYLTIAEVESMTNYENEHTTQDRYLGGGA; this comes from the coding sequence ATGGGAGAGGATATTCAAATGAGCAGCTTGCGGGGACGCGAGCTGTTTTCCTATTTACCCGCCTACTATGAAATTTCCCGTGTGATGCGCTCCGATATGGATGCGAAGGGTAGTGAACTGGATTCCTTGTATCTGGCGATGGATGCGACGGTGGCTCAGTTTTTCGTCCGTACCGCTACCTGGGGATTGGAACGCTGGGAAACGGAACTGGGTATCGAAACCGACCTGGCGAAGCCATTGGACCAACGGCGCGCGGTGGTGGAATCGAAGCTGCGAGGAGCAGGGACTTTTTCCGGCCGACTTGTCAAAAATGTAGCTGAAGCATATGACGGCGGTACGGTAGATGTTACTTTTCATCCCGCTGAATGGGGATTTACGGTCAAATTTATCGATACCATCGGGATTCCGCCCAACGTGGATGACCTGAAGGCAGCCATCGAGGAGATCAAGCCGGCTCACATGGCGGTTGAATACAAACTACGCTACCTGACCATTGCTGAAGTTGAATCTATGACCAACTATGAAAATGAACATACAACACAGGATAGATATTTAGGAGGTGGCGCATAA
- a CDS encoding putative phage tail protein yields MYSDGSNNNQLDIQSVMEDNQSQRSSLRGRELFSYLPAYYEASRVMQTDMDAKGSELDALYFALDETLAQFFVRTSTWALDRWENELGIPTDLKKPLEQRRSVVESKLRGSGKFSEDLIRKIIDSFGVYGEVDFYPTKYKFGISFENRIPENMADFKKIIEDIKPAHLAFYMNNKTRLVFPHENKIVSRIRLRSRVRFFGGQPWYLDGVELLNGVASLSGWTGERLRYLNRTKLSMLHREDNRQEGNVKIRNHYWKFDGSMKLDGTRLLSSTETIIST; encoded by the coding sequence ATGTATAGTGATGGATCGAACAATAATCAACTCGATATCCAGAGTGTAATGGAGGATAACCAAAGTCAAAGGAGTAGTTTACGGGGACGCGAGCTATTCTCCTATCTACCGGCCTATTACGAAGCTTCCCGTGTAATGCAAACTGATATGGATGCAAAAGGTAGTGAATTGGATGCTCTATATTTTGCATTGGATGAGACACTAGCCCAGTTTTTTGTTCGCACTTCTACATGGGCGCTGGATCGCTGGGAGAATGAACTTGGTATTCCTACTGATTTGAAAAAGCCGCTGGAGCAGAGACGTTCGGTCGTAGAATCGAAGCTCCGTGGGAGCGGCAAATTTTCGGAAGATTTGATACGGAAAATCATCGACTCATTTGGTGTATATGGAGAAGTAGATTTTTACCCGACCAAATATAAGTTTGGTATAAGCTTCGAAAACCGTATCCCTGAAAATATGGCTGATTTCAAAAAGATCATTGAGGATATTAAGCCTGCTCACCTTGCTTTTTACATGAATAACAAGACTAGGCTTGTATTTCCTCATGAGAATAAAATCGTTTCTCGTATTCGATTACGTTCGCGAGTTCGCTTTTTTGGTGGACAACCTTGGTACTTGGATGGCGTTGAGTTACTGAACGGAGTAGCTTCATTGTCTGGGTGGACTGGGGAACGTCTGCGTTATTTGAATCGTACGAAACTATCCATGTTGCATCGCGAGGACAATCGTCAGGAAGGCAACGTAAAGATTCGGAATCATTACTGGAAATTTGATGGAAGTATGAAGCTCGATGGTACCCGGCTTTTAAGTTCAACCGAGACGATTATTTCAACGTAG
- a CDS encoding phage tail protein has product MAEQVLTVTTAYARGQMARARAEGGSLTKVVKMAFGSGGVDQAGKPLPLEGTEQSLKKELIQKDITSFEFIAPATIRYICSLEEAELAGETINELALVDSAGKLTAVRTMSNKTKDADMEFIFEIDDIY; this is encoded by the coding sequence ATGGCAGAACAAGTTTTAACAGTCACGACCGCTTATGCAAGGGGACAAATGGCGCGTGCCCGCGCTGAAGGTGGTTCGCTAACTAAAGTGGTGAAGATGGCATTTGGTAGCGGAGGTGTGGATCAAGCAGGTAAGCCGCTACCTTTGGAAGGAACGGAACAGTCATTGAAAAAAGAACTAATCCAAAAGGATATTACCAGTTTTGAATTCATTGCTCCTGCGACAATCCGCTATATCTGCTCACTGGAGGAAGCTGAATTGGCTGGTGAAACGATTAATGAGCTTGCTTTGGTGGATTCGGCTGGTAAGCTGACGGCTGTTCGTACGATGAGCAATAAGACCAAGGATGCTGACATGGAGTTTATTTTTGAAATTGATGATATTTATTAA
- a CDS encoding phage tail protein, with protein MAIKQPRRFVTTDQGHADVLNVPIDTLYANDQQLAAQVESIKKDPAGNGVASKEALDNHASNSDLHVTAAKQAAWTSAEANAKQYTRDYAAPKAHTHPASDLPSASTQARGIVQLDTSVSSGAIDRAATPSATKQAYDRANEAYSRADQAFTQAVDLKNKIVGAINGKFGGASPDMSGDQLAAAITNAPIVKYAEGTIARSGNISVNNGYDIDLPATVTVSYVLPTAFAISKVFIRLNGYAHFSVSGGWSSRWMPGGYIIATVGSNGSLSNDIGTYTVNINSSNLLTITMSMGSGTLTGARARYYTLDNIPWWAIG; from the coding sequence ATGGCGATAAAACAACCACGTAGATTTGTGACAACGGATCAGGGACATGCGGATGTTCTGAATGTACCGATTGATACGCTTTATGCAAATGATCAACAATTGGCCGCACAGGTCGAAAGCATCAAAAAAGACCCGGCCGGGAACGGTGTTGCTTCCAAGGAAGCGTTGGACAATCACGCCAGCAATTCAGATCTCCATGTTACAGCAGCCAAGCAAGCGGCATGGACTTCAGCTGAAGCCAACGCCAAACAGTATACGAGGGATTATGCAGCACCCAAGGCGCATACGCACCCTGCATCGGATTTACCATCTGCTTCTACGCAGGCTAGAGGGATTGTGCAGCTCGACACTTCTGTAAGCAGTGGAGCTATAGATCGGGCAGCTACACCGAGCGCCACCAAACAGGCATATGACCGGGCAAATGAGGCATACAGCCGGGCAGACCAAGCTTTTACGCAAGCCGTTGATCTTAAAAATAAAATCGTAGGCGCGATCAACGGCAAGTTCGGAGGCGCCAGTCCCGACATGAGCGGCGACCAGTTAGCGGCAGCAATTACAAATGCACCTATAGTAAAATATGCCGAAGGAACAATAGCTCGGAGTGGGAATATAAGTGTAAATAATGGCTATGATATTGATCTGCCTGCCACAGTAACCGTATCATACGTGTTGCCGACCGCGTTTGCTATAAGTAAAGTATTTATCCGTTTGAATGGTTATGCGCATTTTAGCGTTTCCGGCGGGTGGTCTAGCCGATGGATGCCTGGAGGCTACATCATCGCAACAGTTGGTAGCAATGGAAGCTTATCAAACGATATCGGCACCTATACTGTAAACATAAATTCAAGCAATCTACTTACAATTACTATGAGTATGGGGTCAGGAACCCTAACAGGTGCAAGGGCAAGGTACTATACGCTAGATAACATCCCTTGGTGGGCAATCGGATAA
- a CDS encoding CD1375 family protein → MNEQMRKSCATQFVHLILAGSLTIEDVPTALQELVKADLKEAVPVTQAAERATAQNI, encoded by the coding sequence ATGAATGAACAAATGCGAAAATCCTGTGCAACCCAATTTGTACATCTTATCCTTGCTGGCAGCCTTACTATCGAAGACGTTCCAACAGCATTGCAGGAACTCGTTAAGGCTGATCTTAAAGAAGCAGTGCCAGTTACACAGGCGGCAGAACGAGCAACAGCGCAAAATATTTAA
- a CDS encoding phage holin family protein yields the protein MHEKVDQIWLGFSTGTLIGYFFGGWTMMLTLLLWMVIIDFFTGWAAAWINGSLKSREGYYGIFRKVTVFLMITVAHLIDGILGDAHYFRDAVVFFYLANELLSIIENVGRMGVPMPDILRNAVAIFESKSSGTKIKQKDSSDKGNKAS from the coding sequence ATGCATGAAAAGGTCGATCAGATTTGGCTGGGGTTTTCCACGGGGACCTTGATCGGTTATTTTTTCGGGGGGTGGACGATGATGTTGACGTTGTTGTTATGGATGGTCATTATTGATTTTTTTACTGGCTGGGCGGCGGCCTGGATTAATGGATCATTGAAAAGCCGAGAGGGCTATTACGGTATTTTTCGCAAGGTCACGGTGTTTTTGATGATTACGGTAGCTCATCTGATCGACGGTATTCTCGGGGATGCACATTATTTCCGGGATGCCGTTGTTTTCTTTTATTTGGCAAATGAACTATTGTCGATTATTGAAAATGTAGGCAGGATGGGTGTGCCGATGCCGGATATTTTACGGAATGCGGTGGCGATTTTTGAGAGCAAGTCGAGTGGGACAAAGATAAAGCAAAAAGACTCCTCCGACAAAGGAAATAAAGCTTCATAA
- a CDS encoding glycoside hydrolase family 25 protein codes for MQNRSPNAAEGIDVSRYQGNMDWKRVRADGKSFAFIKASQGQRYVDPTFITNAKGAKAAGVLLGAYHFVDATSVDAAKAEARHFAEVLDRIGGAKALDFPAVMDYENNPGGLSSAAIHEVAMAFLTEFERVSGRKPMVYTGNAFAAHFKASLGAYKLWIARYSTRVPNDTTAWKLWDFWQYSDNGRVDGIQGPVDLNVYAGTEAELRQAFAGEEGDEPMTAEEKAAFKALQQQVAALENSKDVLKQTLNEQSAYINKVDQRVADLEARQAMPVPAWAKESVAAAVAFNPSSSIVDAKQPSSYDFYRLLVVLNRLGVFKKSS; via the coding sequence ATGCAAAATCGCAGTCCTAATGCTGCCGAGGGCATTGACGTGTCCCGATACCAGGGAAATATGGATTGGAAACGTGTACGGGCCGATGGCAAATCGTTTGCCTTTATTAAAGCGAGTCAGGGACAGCGTTACGTCGATCCGACATTTATCACCAACGCAAAAGGGGCCAAGGCAGCAGGGGTATTGCTGGGAGCTTACCATTTTGTAGATGCAACCAGCGTTGACGCGGCCAAAGCGGAGGCCAGACATTTTGCCGAGGTGCTGGATCGGATTGGAGGCGCAAAAGCGCTGGACTTTCCAGCGGTAATGGATTATGAGAACAATCCGGGTGGACTTAGCTCTGCTGCGATTCATGAAGTAGCCATGGCGTTTTTGACGGAATTTGAAAGGGTAAGTGGTCGCAAGCCGATGGTCTATACGGGGAATGCATTTGCGGCCCATTTCAAAGCGTCGCTAGGAGCTTATAAGCTATGGATCGCGCGTTACAGCACACGAGTGCCCAATGATACCACAGCATGGAAGCTGTGGGACTTCTGGCAATACAGCGACAATGGACGAGTTGATGGGATTCAAGGGCCAGTTGACCTGAATGTATACGCCGGAACAGAGGCAGAGCTGCGCCAAGCTTTTGCAGGAGAAGAGGGGGATGAGCCGATGACAGCAGAGGAAAAAGCGGCATTTAAAGCCTTGCAGCAGCAGGTTGCTGCACTTGAAAACAGCAAAGATGTGCTCAAACAGACATTGAACGAACAGAGCGCTTATATTAATAAAGTGGATCAGCGAGTAGCTGACCTGGAGGCGCGTCAGGCTATGCCAGTGCCAGCTTGGGCAAAGGAATCCGTAGCAGCAGCCGTTGCTTTTAATCCATCGAGTTCGATTGTGGATGCCAAGCAGCCAAGCAGCTATGATTTTTATCGCCTGCTTGTCGTCTTGAACCGTCTGGGTGTGTTTAAGAAATCGTCGTAA